One genomic window of Bradyrhizobium sp. CCGE-LA001 includes the following:
- a CDS encoding TrmJ/YjtD family RNA methyltransferase encodes MSGTDKSKAGLSLDGPIVILVEPQLGENIGMTARAMGNFALSALRIVNPRDGWPNIAAQRAAAGADHILEKVELFDTVEQAVADLDLLFATTARPHDQAKPVVGPEAAAAEIAGHVATGGKAGILFGRERWGLTNEEVGLSNRIITFPVNPGFASLNLAQAVLLVGYEWFKLMTSGELPHAMPERSERASQHQMQAFFDNLVRELDKVEFLRPAEKRDTMLVNLRNIFTRMEPTKQDMHTLHGVVMAIAEGRKGPAKGGVLDGEQATRLRALLAEHGQGGAPDSGSTVRGLARLLRRNPTDAERLLWQALTRDRRFAGGFKRQTPVGRHIPDFVSFPHRIAIELVNPGEGEAIAADRAGRRTWLEARDYRVLDIRAADVERDLEAELVRLQGMMGEGA; translated from the coding sequence ATGTCGGGGACTGACAAGAGCAAGGCCGGGCTTTCCCTCGACGGTCCCATCGTGATCCTGGTCGAGCCGCAGCTCGGGGAAAACATCGGCATGACCGCGCGCGCCATGGGCAACTTTGCCCTGAGCGCCTTGCGCATCGTCAATCCCCGCGACGGCTGGCCCAACATCGCGGCACAGCGGGCCGCCGCCGGCGCCGACCACATTCTGGAAAAGGTCGAATTGTTCGACACGGTGGAGCAGGCGGTCGCCGACCTTGACCTGCTGTTCGCCACCACCGCGCGCCCCCACGACCAGGCCAAGCCGGTGGTCGGGCCGGAGGCGGCCGCGGCCGAGATCGCCGGGCACGTCGCGACCGGCGGCAAGGCCGGTATCCTGTTCGGCCGCGAGCGCTGGGGCCTGACCAACGAGGAGGTCGGGCTCTCCAACCGCATTATCACCTTCCCGGTCAATCCGGGCTTTGCCTCGCTCAATCTCGCCCAGGCCGTGCTGCTGGTCGGCTATGAATGGTTCAAGCTGATGACATCGGGCGAGCTGCCGCACGCCATGCCGGAGCGCTCCGAGCGCGCCTCGCAGCACCAGATGCAGGCCTTCTTCGACAACCTCGTGCGCGAACTCGACAAGGTCGAATTCCTGCGCCCGGCCGAGAAGCGCGACACCATGCTGGTCAACCTGCGCAACATCTTCACCCGGATGGAGCCGACCAAGCAGGACATGCACACCTTGCACGGGGTGGTGATGGCGATCGCGGAGGGGCGCAAGGGTCCGGCCAAGGGCGGCGTGCTCGACGGCGAGCAGGCCACGCGCCTGCGCGCGCTGCTCGCCGAGCACGGGCAGGGCGGCGCGCCCGACAGCGGCTCGACCGTGCGGGGCCTTGCCCGCCTGCTCCGCCGCAACCCGACGGATGCCGAGCGTCTGCTCTGGCAAGCGCTGACCCGTGATCGCCGCTTTGCCGGCGGCTTCAAGCGCCAGACGCCGGTGGGGCGGCACATCCCGGACTTCGTCTCCTTCCCGCACCGGATCGCGATCGAACTGGTCAATCCGGGTGAGGGCGAAGCGATCGCCGCGGACCGGGCGGGGCGGCGGACTTGGCTGGAAGCGCGGGATTATCGCGTGCTCGACATTCGCGCGGCGGACGTGGAGCGCGATCTCGAGGCAGAGCTGGTGCGGCTGCAGGGGATGATGGGGGAGGGTGCGTAG